One genomic region from Streptomyces sp. NBC_01304 encodes:
- a CDS encoding ABC transporter ATP-binding protein, with translation MSENKNTATAVSDAVPAQRNSDQSKPLLEAKGLTKHFPIYGGFPIKRKVGAVRAVDGVDLAVYPGESLGLVGESGCGKSTTGRLLTRLMEPTDGEISYQGKDITKASRRQLAPVRSEIQMIFQDPYASLNPRQTVGSIIAGPMEINGINPPGGREARVRELLEIVGLNPEHYNRFPHEFSGGQRQRIGVARALALEPKVIIADEPVSALDVSIQAQVINLLQKVQQEMGIAFVFIAHDLAIVRHFSHRVAVMYLGKIVEVADRDSLYNRPRHPYTHALLSAVPEVDLDGDKKERIRLQGDVPSPISPPSGCRFRTRCWKATDKCASEEPPLVQISGNKEGHLTACHYPEDPTTEARDEDIVLDPALAALEDGHVAKD, from the coding sequence ATGAGTGAGAACAAGAACACGGCCACCGCGGTGTCCGATGCCGTCCCGGCGCAGCGGAACTCGGACCAGTCCAAGCCGCTGCTCGAGGCGAAGGGCCTGACCAAGCACTTCCCGATCTACGGCGGCTTCCCGATCAAGCGGAAGGTCGGCGCGGTCCGGGCCGTCGACGGAGTGGACCTCGCGGTCTACCCCGGCGAGAGCCTGGGCCTGGTCGGCGAGTCTGGCTGCGGCAAGTCCACGACGGGCCGGCTCCTGACCCGCCTGATGGAGCCGACCGACGGCGAGATCTCGTACCAGGGCAAGGACATCACCAAGGCCAGCCGCAGGCAGCTGGCGCCGGTGCGCTCCGAGATCCAGATGATCTTCCAGGACCCGTACGCCTCGCTGAACCCGAGGCAGACGGTCGGCTCGATCATCGCGGGCCCGATGGAGATCAACGGCATCAACCCGCCCGGCGGCCGCGAGGCCCGGGTCCGCGAACTCCTCGAGATCGTCGGCCTCAACCCGGAGCACTACAACCGCTTCCCGCACGAGTTCTCGGGCGGCCAGCGGCAGCGCATCGGTGTGGCCCGGGCGTTGGCGCTCGAGCCGAAGGTGATCATCGCCGACGAGCCGGTCTCCGCGCTCGACGTGTCGATCCAGGCCCAGGTCATCAACCTGCTGCAGAAGGTGCAGCAGGAGATGGGCATCGCCTTCGTCTTCATCGCCCACGACCTCGCCATCGTGCGCCACTTCTCGCACCGTGTGGCCGTGATGTACCTCGGCAAGATCGTCGAGGTCGCGGACCGCGACTCCCTCTACAACCGCCCGCGCCACCCCTACACGCACGCGCTGCTCTCGGCCGTGCCCGAGGTGGACCTCGACGGTGACAAGAAGGAGCGCATCCGCCTCCAGGGCGACGTGCCTTCGCCGATCAGCCCCCCGTCCGGCTGCCGCTTCCGCACCCGTTGCTGGAAGGCGACGGACAAGTGCGCGTCGGAGGAGCCCCCGCTGGTCCAGATCTCCGGAAACAAGGAAGGCCACCTCACGGCCTGCCACTACCCGGAGGACCCGACCACCGAGGCCCGCGACGAGGACATCGTCCTCGACCCGGCGCTGGCGGCGCTGGAGGACGGGCACGTCGCGAAGGACTGA